The Drosophila sechellia strain sech25 chromosome 2L, ASM438219v1, whole genome shotgun sequence region CTGGGAAAAGCCAAAGAACTTCCCATCGACTCTTTCCCAGCTGGAAATGGAATGTTGAACAAATGCCTAGGCGGACACTTCTATTTCAGACGGCCTGACTGACTCAATGCAGCCATAATTAAGAGTGTCCTCGCCGTCAGCTCGCCATTGTTCTGCATTATTCGTTCCTCCAGCGAAGGCAATGCGAATCGACAGCTGTCCTCTTTTCTCGAAATCTTCTGGCAGCGGGATaaatgaatttttcattaTAACAGTTGCAAATTATTTAGTTTCATGTTGGGCATTCATTTACATAATATAAACTTTGCCAGCGCAGTTTTCAATTGCCACAGCTTGTTGCTTGTTGCCGAGCTCCCCCAACTCCGCCTTGGGTTttcatgaatgaaattttgGCGCGCTTTCTGCCGCGCAGGCGCACTCCACGTCGCCGGAGAGAGAGAAGCCGGTTGAAGGTGGATGATGGAAGTTGAACGCCAGCCTCCTTGGAGGATGCCCTTTCAATCTGCGATTCGTCTGACAAAACCAGCGCGACTTGGACGGCGGCCAACAGTTGCGGTCTGGAGCTCGTTGGTGGCACTTCGCAGTCGCTAAAAAAGAAGACCCGGATAAAAACCCTCGAAGGATATAAGCATCCATCGTCGTCGTGCGTGATTTGATGCCGAAatggcaaattaaataaaacaaatgaaattatGGCTTGAATATGTATGGTATGCCAATAAATTGTCATTTGTTGTGTGCcagtgcgagtgtgtgtgcccagtgtcgtatgcgcaatatttaTGAATGTAATTTCCCACGACTGAGCAGAGACAATACTCGCTTTAGTTAAGTGAACCCGAAAAAGCGGATCTGCATTGTCTGTGGTAATCCCTGTGGAAATCCCCAAAACTATTTTGCCCACACCCATCTCACCCGCCTGCAGCTGAGTATTGGCTGCATGGCAAATCGCATCAGGCATTCTGACATCGCATCTCGGATGGCATCTCTGGATCTCTGAATGGGCAAAGTGCTCAGCACACTCCATATCAGCTCTTctggcttttctttttttgccacCAGTTCGCCAGTAGTTGCAGCTTGCAGCTTACACACGACGAACAGCGAAGTATGGAATCTGAATTACAAATGCAGCCAgcattttgcataatttatgtcAAGCATGAAAATAACAACTAAAGCGGGCGATGGCCAAAAGCGGCAGGGTGGAGCTGAGGGGCGCCGACACACACATGGCCATAAATAAGTGCAGGTTTAAATACCACGGCAACAATTGTGAAATATGGCAGAATAATAGAAAGGACTAGAGCAGAGCAGCAGCTAAATATTCATATACTCAAATGTGCACTGCACTGGCAAAAAAGAAAGCCTAGAGTGAAATTGATTGCAAAAGACTATTTAGTAGGCTTACATAATAATGAacaacatatatatttaggGGATTTAAcccttttaaaaataaaatagccACTCAAGTACATTTGTACTTGAAATATAAGGCTGCTCAGTGAAATATATTAATTCGATTTGATTGTTGAAGTGTTTTCGCATTGTTATTGCTCGGTCATTGTCAATGCACTAAATTGAGCTCAGCTTGAATGGCATGGCCATCGCTACtcttaataacttaatttcTAAACAAAACTGTCCATATTGATAACATGATAAGCTAGCTTAACTTAAACATCCACTCatgttgttttgtttaattgaaaataattgaaaattctAAATTGACTTGTCCATGCCgcttaaatgtttaaataaaccaGACAACTAGTTTAATCGACAACGAGCAACTTTTGTTAAAAGAAAATGGTCTCTTAGACCGATAAAATTAGCTGGCGAACTCTATAATTTTTCCGCCAGTGCACGTACAAATATGAGTTGTTAGTTGCACGAGTAGCCCTGTGCAAACGGGTTAGTAGAGGCCAAATGTCAACTGTAGGCGGTGCACCCAGGGGTTATGGAGTGGCAGGGAGGGGTTAAGTGGGGCTGGAACCCCCTTCGGGGCACGCCACTGTTCTGAGGACAAAACAAAGCGGGCTGTGCTTCACGGCGAAATGTGCCAAAAAGTTATTTTAGGCGAACAGCGAAAAGCGTGCTGTGGGAAAAGCAGAAAAGAAAGCAGAAAGCGCGAAGGAAAGCGTCTATGAAGTGGGCTTAGGTGCGGGCAAGTGGGCGGTGGAAAAGCGGGTGGGGAGAAAAGCGGGAAAGCGGCAAAGGGACTGCAAGTTGGTAATCTCGAAACAATTATGCATACGCGCGCATACAGAGAAAAACGTTCGCCACAGAAATCTGTGGCGCGTGAGACTCGACAAAAAGTAGTCCAAAAGCCCGCAATGAAAGCGCAAAATGTTTGGCCattagcataaaaaataatgGCCAAGTGGCAGGCACATAACAAGTCATGAGCAGAGAAGTGAGCGGCGCGGTGTGTCCATTTCATCGAAGCCTTCGAAGCCTTAATCCTTTCGACTGCCAAATTGGTGTGAAATGCCTTTTGTGCTCCCTAGACATTTGTTTCGGCATTTCCATGAACATTCGCTTTAGCATTCTCATAAAAAAATCAATGTTttcacatatatatgtagattTACATTACATTTCGATAAAATCACATACTAAAgcaaaatacagaaaaatatTCAGCTAAATTGTGTTAATCGTTAATAAACAGtgcataataaaaataaacatttattctaCGAAAAGTGACTGAAAGTTACGAATGGCGTGTAGTTTTTTCACGTGTTACTCAATCCTGTCAATCGGACCTATCGAGAAAGTCCTTagcattgcatacttttatgGGCGAATGCTTTGCAGAGTGAATGtgcaaaaagatacaaaatgcGAGCAAAAGTGAGGCCAATAAAAAGGCGATAAAATTGACGCCGATACGGGAGGAGGGAGCAGAAGGAAGAGCCGCTCGTCGGAAGAGTCACGATAAGCGTATCCTGTCGGCAGAGTGCATAAAAAGGCGATATATATTCCGGTGTCCTGTGCTGTGTGGCtcgtgtttgtttgttgctgcAGCCTCTGATAGCCGACGATTCAAATGCCTTGGTGATTAATGGGCCATTGGCCATTGCCGACGGGATGCGCATAATTCAACCGGTCCAAGGGACCAGATACGGTCCATGGCCGGCCGTGGGACTGAGGCTAGTCCTGGCCCTTGCCTGGGCAACGTCGGCTGCGGCTGCCATGGAGTCATCAGCCGAGCTGCAGGCCCTGGGCTACGAGGCAATTAGGCCAGGTGCTGCCTCAATTAGCACATCCAGCCCAGTCAGCACGCCACCCGGAGAATCGGCATCGACTGTGGCTGCCGGGGGGACTCCGGTTCCACCGCGCTCCGACTGGAAGTACAAACGGACGAAAGTCAAACGTCGGCAGCAGCGCCTCAACTCGCACAGCAATCTGCCCGGAAGCACCAATGCCTCCCACGCCCACCACCTCCTGAATCTGCCCCCCAGGCAGCGATACTTGAAGGTCAACCAGGTGTTCGAAAGCGAGCGCCGCATGTCGCcggccgaaatgcagcgcaaTCATGGCAAAATCGTGCTGCTCGGACTCTTTGAGCTGTCCACATCGCGGGGACCACGTCCGGATGGTCTGAGCGAACTGGGAGCTGCCACCATGGCCGTGGAGCACATCAACCGCAAGCGCCTGCTGCCGGGCTACACCCTCGAGCTCGTAACCAACGATACTCAGGTGAGAATGTCATTCTTACGTGGCGTAGCCGTatgccccacgttgggcgtcACTTCTAGGCGTCTCTGTTCCATTacgaaattgaattttcattcAGTAGCGCGTGCAACATTAAAACTTAATAAGAAAATctgcaacaacaagaacagtGCGGATAGCAGCTGCGGCTGTGGCCCTAAAAGAGAGGCAAATATGTCATCAACCTTCCGTCTTTCGCGCTTTTATTGCGATGAGTCGTTGCCGGTTTTGATGGGGCACGCAAATGTACAAAACACTGTCACTGAAGAAAAGCAATGCCACAGACTAAGTTCCCAACAATGTAAACTATTTACCAGCAATCATTTTTAACTTTGTGCAGTAGTGTTAACACACTAATACACCCTTATACAATTTGAtagtaaaaataaagaaaatagtAATAGTAGCTTAGTTTCTGATAAATAAAGCCGTCAATACAAAGTACCTCGACTGTGATGTCAGCATTCAGTGAACTAGGTTTTCAAAcgatttttttaagtgtatgCATATGCACATCGACCTTAAACAGACTGTCATATCTGAAGCCGCATCTCCGGCTGTGCCTCTCTCAAAGTcgacattttaaaaatgtttattacgCCATCATGTTGCGTTTTTATTGCGGCGCACCGAGTCAGCGAGCAACGGCCTCTGCCCCTGCTATTTGCCCTGCCCTCCATTGCTCATCTCTGATGTGGTGTCCTTCGCTCCTCCGTTTCTTCACACATTCCTGCTCCGACAATCAGTGTGATCCTGGAGTGGGCGTGGATCGCTTCTTCCACGCCATCTACACACAGCCCTCGACGAGGATGGTGATGCTGCTGGGATCGGCGTGCTCGGAGGTCACCGAGAGCCTGGCGAAGGTGGTGCCGTACTGGAACATCGTGCAGGTGAGTCATCTGCGActgattaaaatgcaaataatcCAGCTCGCTCGGTTCATTCAACCAACTCCTCGTAATCGGGCAATTTCTCAAAAATCTAATCAACTCACGTGCGTAGCTCGATTAGCATAAATGCTGCGGAATCCAGCCGATTCCAGCACCCCATAAACCTTTGAGCCATAAACATTTCCACAGCCCACAAATTATGAGGTCCACAAATTCACTTAgaacatttgcatttggccTTTGAAGTTTCATTTCGGCTGTGCGTGTGTTAAATGAGTGGGGAAACTGGAAGACACATGACCTAGAGGGCTGGATTTCTAGAAGCGTGTCTTGCATTTTAAGCGACCCCATGTACATAGATATAGTCTAACGATTTCCTTCGATGAAAGGTATCCTTCGGTTCCACATCGCCGGCGTTGAGCGACAGGCGCGAGTTCCCCTACTTCTACAGGACGGTGGCCCCGGACTCCTCGCACAATCCGGCGCGCATCGCTTTTATTCGGAAGTTTGGCTGGGGCACGGTGACCACTTTCTCGCAGAACGAGGAGGTTCACTCGCTGGCGGTGAACAACCTGGTCACCGAGCTGGAGGCGGCCAACATATCCTGTGCCGCCACCATCACCTTTGCAGCCACCGACTTcaaggagcagctgctgctacTTAGGGTGAGCTCAGGGTGCACAAGTGCACCACGTACGAGCAACAAATGGCCATTTAAAGACacgttttcgttttattttatacTCGTATACACACAGTTGAACGTAAACATTTGTGAATATTTGTTTGGAAAACCAACATTAAATTTaactaaattttaatttttgaaaatggTTAAATTAAAATGGTGCGAGCTCTGttctgtttattttaaaaGCTTATGCAtgaacaaatatgaaaatgaacATATTCGaggaatatttaaatagacCAAATTATTTGCATGTGCACTTAATTTAGTAAGTTTTTAAAAAAGTTTCATATGATTATAATAACGTTTATCTTTGTTTAACTTATTTCTCTAAGTTTGTCTACAAGTTTTTGGTTCGTTCAGCCCGCATAGATAAATGTTTCATTAGCAGACCAAATCGCCTAGAGAACCTCTTCCAGCATGATTGTCGcccattctttttttttttgagtgtggGGTGGCACCAGTGCGAATCGAAGGATGACAAATGACAAATGGGCATATGCCGTTCCGTTTCGTTCGTATCGTCACAGGAGACGGACACGCGCATCATCATCGGCAGCTTCTCGCAGGAGCTGGCCCCCCAGATCCTGTGCGAGGCCTACAGGCTTCGAATGTTCGGGGCGGACTACGCCTGGATCCTCCACGAGAGCATGGGGGCACCGTGGTGGCCGGACCAGCGCACCGCCTGCTCTAACCACGAACTGCAGCTGGCCGTCGAGAACCTCATCGTGGTCTCAACGCACAACAGCATCGTTGGAAATAACGTCAGCTACAGTGGACTGGTAAGTTGAGGAggtgcactgcaagaaaataGCGTTCAATATTaacaggaaaataaaaaaactgaaaatatttcaatttgatgaaTTAGTATAAGATTAACATTGAGatgaatttcaattaatttcatATAAATTTCGGGATGCAAATTCGAATAAACCCAAATTCCAAAGGCTGCTTCAAGCAACATTTTCCAGAATTGCCGAAACTTTTATTCCatgtttttttcttattcACAGGCGACTATCTTGTCCGTCCCGTTGTCCTGTCTTGTCCGTCTTCCTGTGCGTGTCCGAAATGAAATGATTTATTTGATTAGACAATCCCGAGGCTGCGATTGCGTTTCGCGATGGTTTcagcgatggcgatggcgatggtgatTGCCAAGTGGGAAGCCCCCTAAGTCCGGCCTGTCatcgcattcgcattcaccATCGCAGACGCGTTTTTATGGCTCTTTTAGTGCTGGTCATGAAATTGGGGCAGGAGTGGTAGCTGCTATAGGCAATCTCATTACTGGCGGCATTCCTGCGGCATTCGAGGCTTGTTTAATCGCGTTTCCACTTCGCAGAACAATCACATGTTCAACTCCCAGCTGCGCAAGCAATCCGCCCAGTTCCACGGCCAGGATGGATTTGGCTCCGGGTCTGGCTCCAGGATCAGTATCGCTGCACCGCAATCTGACGCTCgtcggcggaggaggaggggcCTGGGAGGCATCAGCGGAGGACACCTCTTTCCGGAGGCGATTTCGCAGTACGCGCCGCAAACCTACGACGCCGTGTGGGCCATCGCCTTGGCCTTGAGAGCCGCTGAGGAGCACTGGCGGCGAAACGAGGAACAGTCGAAGCTGGACGGATTCGATTACACCCGCAGCGACATGGCCTGGGAGTTCCTGCAGCAAATGGGCAAGCTCCACTTCCTGGGAGTGTCGGTAAGATATCTCTTTCAACTGAACTCCTCCAACCCATTTAACTGTTAGCTTAGGTACTTTAATCTAGTTCATCACgagtatttctttttttggtaGGGCCCCGTTTCATTCAGCGGTCCAGATCGCGTTGGCACCACTGCCTTCTATCAAATCCAGCGCGGTTTGCTGGAACCAGTGGCCCTCTACTATCCGGCCACGGATGCCCTGGACTTCCGGTGTCCCCGCTGCCGGCCAGTGAAGTGGCACAGCGGGCAGGTGCCCATCGCCAAGCGGGTGTTCAAGCTGCGGGTGGCGACCATCGCCCCACTGGCCTTCTACACCATCGCCACCCTCTCCAGCGTGGGAATCGCCCTGGCCATCGCCTTCCTGGCGTTCAATCTGCACTTTCGGAAGCTCAAGTAAGGCGATAGGTACATAAATCATTGGCTTACTCTTTTTATGGCCTTTGATTTTTTGAATATCTTATTTTTCATTAAACGcctataaaatatttagtgGCCGTATAAACGAGAGAATGTGGGCGGTCTTTTTCTTTATATTCCGTGATGAGTTAACTGCTTTCGGTGCTCAACCCATTGAACCCATTACACACGTAACTTGTTTCGGTTTTTGAAGGGAAGTAATTGCTTGGCTTTCCAGCTATATTCTTGACCCATCGTTAGTTGCGTTCGTATATATGTTTCGCACTGTGCGGTTACTCTGCACTTTTTCTGCAAAGGATTGCGGCGCCTCAGCTTATAACCATGACCATCCCCCTTCTCACTCCACAGGGCAATTAAACTTTCCAGCCCGAAGCTGAGCAACATCACAGCAGTGGGCTGCATCTTTGTGTACGCCACCGTCATCCTTTTGGGTCTGGACCACTCGACGCTGCCCTCGGCGGAGGACTCTTTCGCAACGGTCTGCACGGTGAGTTGTTATCCTTCGGCTCCGACATCTCCATCCCTATCCCCATTCCTATCCGAATCCGCATCCTCATCCGCCTTTCCTCTCAGCCGTCTTTGTTTGACTTTGACGGGCTTCTGTGTGTAAGCAAGCATGTGGGGTCCTCATCAAATATGACTTTCAGTTTCAGGCTGGTAACTTTCGAATCGCGCTCATgtgtttgctttatttatgcactgaaagaaatactGTTTGAACTAATTGTCGTATTCATATACACGAAGATGGCGATAAAACAGCTCGCGAACTATAAAAATTACTAATACTAATGTTCCAACTTTTTATACACTTCTGTTATTTTAAAGTGgtttatacatataaactGAAAATTGAGTATTCCGCGTGTATTTTCAAGATACACGACTGGCCCTGCTGGCTATAAATAGTCGTCCGATTTCGCTGCAAATCTGATTCTCTTTAAGCTAGAAGCCAAGTCGAGTTTGACGAGCTCTCCATCCCGATCTGCGCCTTTCCACTTTGCCCCCTTAACAACTGCCTCGAACGCCACTCCTGGGAAATTTGCTGGTCGctgttgtttctgtttctgtaaCCACTTCTCTTGGCGTTCCGCTTTTCCAGTTGCctgcttgtttttgttttgtcgaGGCTTGTGGCAGGGAAATGCAAACACATGACACGGAAATTTACAACTTTTGTGATATTCctttatttgcataaatttgaaacgCACAACAAAGTCTCAAGCACTCTGAGAATTGTGGTCCATTGATGACTTGTTTCCCCCATTGTTGCCGCCGGCTTGTTTTCTTTGGGTCTGCCTGACATGACACTTAGTGTGTTACTTTGCTGCTGCTACAGTACTTTCTCCCTAACCTGACCTTCCCCGTCATCCGCTTATCGTGCTCACCAGGCCCGCGTCTATCTGCTCTCCGCCGGATTCTCGTTGGCCTTTGGATCGATGTTTGCCAAGACCTACAGAGTTCACCGGATATTCACGCGAACCGGCAGCATTTTCAAGGACAAGATGCTGCAGGACATCCAACTGATCCTGCTCGTCGGCGTATTGCTTCTGGTGGACGCGCTGCTCGTAACCCTTTGGGTGGTCACCGATCCAATGGAGCGCCATCTTCACAACCTGACGCTCGAGATCAGTGCGAGTGATAGAAGTGTCGTTTACCAGCCTCAGGTAAGATAATTATTAAACTGTTTAAAATGATCGGATTACTTATAATCACGTGAAACAAggatttaattgaaatctaTGAATATCTATTTCTCTTCATACATTCATTTTAGGTTGAGGTTTGCCGGTCGCAGCACACGCAAACATGGTTGAGTGTCCTGTACGCCTACAAAGGCCTTCTTCTTGTGGTGGGTGTCTACATGGCCTGGGAGACGCGCCACGTGAAGATCCCTGCTCTCAATGACTCGCAGTACATCGGAGTGTCTGTCTACAGTGTGGTCATCACCAGCGCCATCGTCGTGGTGCTGGCCAACTTGATTTCGGAGCGAGTCACCCTGGCCTTCATCACAATCACAGCTCTGATTTTAACCAGCACCACTGCAACCCTTTGTCTGCTTTTCATCCCAAAACTCCACGATATCTGGGCAAGAAGTAAGTATTGCTTGAAGGTGCAATAAGATCTAGCTCATTTAAGAACTACTTTAAGTTATATTCTCCTAATAATTCCATATCTTACCTGCTGGGACCTTTCAAAAGTTGTGTCCTAATCCTTTGGAAACTCTCCTTTTCCCTCAGACGACATTATCGATCCGGTTATCCACAGCATGGGCCTTAAGATGGAATGCAACACACGCCGATTCGTTGTGGATGATCGCCGAGAACTGCAGTATCGAGTGGAGGTGCAAAACAGAGTCTATAAAAAGGAAATCCAGGCTCTGGACGCCGAGATTCGAAAGCTGGAGAGGCTACTCGAGTCGGGTCTAACCACCACCTCCACCACAACTTCGTCGTCCACATCACTATTAACTGGGGGAGGTCATCTAAAGCCGGAACTGACGGTAACCAGTGGAATCTCGCAGACTCCGGCGGCCAGTAAAAACAGAACTCCAAGTATCTCGGGAATACTGCCCAATCTCCTGCTCTCCGTGCTGCCTCCTGTGATTCCCCGGGCCAGTTGGCCCTCAGCAGAGTACATGCAGATCCCGATGAGGCGCTCTGTGACCTTTGCCTCTCAGCCCCAACTAGAGGAGGCTTGCCTGCCTGCACAGGACTTGATTAATCTGCGTTTAGCTCACCAGCAGGCCACGGAGGCTAAGACGGGCTTGATGAACCGATTACGAGGGATTTTTTCTCGAACCACTTCGAGCAACAAGGGATCCACGGCCAGCTTGGCAGACCAAAAGGGTCTGAAGGCGGCCTTCAAATCGCACATGGGTCTCTTCACCCGCCTGATTCCCTCCTCTCAAACGGCGTCCTGCAATGCCATATACAATAATCCAAATCAGGATCCCATTCCCTCGGAGGGGTCCTCCCACCCAAATGGCAACCACCTAAAGCCCATCCATAGGGGTTCATTGACCAAAAGCGGTACTCACCTGGATCACCTTACCAAGGATCCGAATTTCCTGCCCATACCCACTATTTCAGGTGGGGAACAGGGCGACCCAACGTTGGGTGGAAAGTATGTGAAACTGCTGGAGACCAAGGTAAACTTCCAATTGCCCAGCAACCGGAGACCTTCGATGGTGCAGCAGCCGCCCAGTTTAAGGGAAAGGGTAAGAGGTTCGCCCCGCTTTCCACACCGCATCCTGCCGCCCACTTGTAGCCTCAGCGCCCTGGCCGAATCCGAGGACCGTCCAGGAGAAAGCACCTCTATCTTGGGCAGCTGCAAGTCCATACCTCGCATTTCCCTGCAGCAGGCCACCAGTGGAGGCACCTGGAAATCCATGGAAACAGCGGGCAAGTCGAGGCTTTCCCTCGGCGATTCCCAGGAAGAGGAGCAGCAGGCGCCTATGAATGGCACGGAATAAATAAGATGCCCTGTCCATTGTCGACTGTCCAATATCCACGGTCCACTGTCCACTGTCCACAGTCCAAATCCAAGTCCTCGTCAATTAGAAGCGAAACACCAAGCAATTATTTTACCACACGCCCACAAAATCTGCCCCAGAATAGCGCGTGTGCAACTGACCAATCATCAGCTTAAAGCAATCAAACGCATTAGGGTAAAACGCTAGATAAGTCACGATAGGAACCTCCCCTCCTCGACAAGTTCACATAGCTGGTCATTTTCCAGAACTTAGCAGAATCAGCTACACAGAGAAAACTGCAGGCACATTGTGCTCTGCGTAAAAGTAGACAAAATTTACAAAGT contains the following coding sequences:
- the LOC6617290 gene encoding gamma-aminobutyric acid type B receptor subunit 2; this encodes MRIIQPVQGTRYGPWPAVGLRLVLALAWATSAAAAMESSAELQALGYEAIRPGAASISTSSPVSTPPGESASTVAAGGTPVPPRSDWKYKRTKVKRRQQRLNSHSNLPGSTNASHAHHLLNLPPRQRYLKVNQVFESERRMSPAEMQRNHGKIVLLGLFELSTSRGPRPDGLSELGAATMAVEHINRKRLLPGYTLELVTNDTQCDPGVGVDRFFHAIYTQPSTRMVMLLGSACSEVTESLAKVVPYWNIVQVSFGSTSPALSDRREFPYFYRTVAPDSSHNPARIAFIRKFGWGTVTTFSQNEEVHSLAVNNLVTELEAANISCAATITFAATDFKEQLLLLRETDTRIIIGSFSQELAPQILCEAYRLRMFGADYAWILHESMGAPWWPDQRTACSNHELQLAVENLIVVSTHNSIVGNNVSYSGLNNHMFNSQLRKQSAQFHGQDGFGSGSGSRISIAAPQSDARRRRRRGLGGISGGHLFPEAISQYAPQTYDAVWAIALALRAAEEHWRRNEEQSKLDGFDYTRSDMAWEFLQQMGKLHFLGVSGPVSFSGPDRVGTTAFYQIQRGLLEPVALYYPATDALDFRCPRCRPVKWHSGQVPIAKRVFKLRVATIAPLAFYTIATLSSVGIALAIAFLAFNLHFRKLKAIKLSSPKLSNITAVGCIFVYATVILLGLDHSTLPSAEDSFATVCTARVYLLSAGFSLAFGSMFAKTYRVHRIFTRTGSIFKDKMLQDIQLILLVGVLLLVDALLVTLWVVTDPMERHLHNLTLEISASDRSVVYQPQVEVCRSQHTQTWLSVLYAYKGLLLVVGVYMAWETRHVKIPALNDSQYIGVSVYSVVITSAIVVVLANLISERVTLAFITITALILTSTTATLCLLFIPKLHDIWARNDIIDPVIHSMGLKMECNTRRFVVDDRRELQYRVEVQNRVYKKEIQALDAEIRKLERLLESGLTTTSTTTSSSTSLLTGGGHLKPELTVTSGISQTPAASKNRTPSISGILPNLLLSVLPPVIPRASWPSAEYMQIPMRRSVTFASQPQLEEACLPAQDLINLRLAHQQATEAKTGLMNRLRGIFSRTTSSNKGSTASLADQKGLKAAFKSHMGLFTRLIPSSQTASCNAIYNNPNQDPIPSEGSSHPNGNHLKPIHRGSLTKSGTHLDHLTKDPNFLPIPTISGGEQGDPTLGGKYVKLLETKVNFQLPSNRRPSMVQQPPSLRERVRGSPRFPHRILPPTCSLSALAESEDRPGESTSILGSCKSIPRISLQQATSGGTWKSMETAGKSRLSLGDSQEEEQQAPMNGTE